Genomic window (Streptomyces cadmiisoli):
CGACTACGTTCCGTGGCTCGTCGGTGGCGTGTTCGCCTGGTACCTGCTCTGCTGGTTCGTGCTGCCGGCCTGGGCGCGACGGCACCACACCGGTCGCTGACGGACGGCGCCCCGGAGTTCCGCTCCGCCCGGCCGCCGGGCGGAACCCGTGCACGTACCGGCAGGTCCCCGGCGCGCGTTCCGCTCGGTCTCAGCTCTCGGCGAAGACCTCCGCCAGGAAGTCGTCCACATACGGTCGCTCCCGCCCCGGCGCGACCATGTCGTGGGTCCGGGACAGGAACGACTCGACCGCCGACGCCCGGGCGAACACCACCGCGTGCCGGCATCCGCCGTCCGGCCGGGCGTCGCCGAAGAACTCCATGCGCAGTTCCTCCCACCTCCCCGCGGACACCGGGCGGAACCGCACGTCGCCCGCGCCGACGGGTCGGCGCAGTCCCGTCCGGAGCATCTCCCGGTCCAGCCGCCACCGCGCGAGCACCCGGCCGTCGTGGCTGAACACCACGGTGACGGCGTACGGGTCCCGCGCGTCGTAGTTCAGGCGGGCGAGCACGGGGAAGCGGTCCGTGGCGCCCGTCCGGAGCTGCATCACCAGGGTCTTGTGCACGCTGGGTTTCACGAGGGGGGCCTCCGAGGAGAACGGTCGTAGAGCTCCCTGGTACCCCGTCCTGCGGTCGCTGCGCAGCCGCGCGACGGGGATTCCCCGACGCCGCCGATCCCGCGTCGGGCAGCGCCGACTGAGGCCCCGTCGCCAAACGGCGCCCCGCGCCGGG
Coding sequences:
- a CDS encoding SsgA family sporulation/cell division regulator, encoding MKPSVHKTLVMQLRTGATDRFPVLARLNYDARDPYAVTVVFSHDGRVLARWRLDREMLRTGLRRPVGAGDVRFRPVSAGRWEELRMEFFGDARPDGGCRHAVVFARASAVESFLSRTHDMVAPGRERPYVDDFLAEVFAES